From a single Fusobacterium sp. IOR10 genomic region:
- a CDS encoding NifB/NifX family molybdenum-iron cluster-binding protein, whose amino-acid sequence MIIAIASAGVNLSSEVAERFGRAEYFIIYNTETKEFKAIKNTSKDDVSGAGQKAIKTLYNNNVKEAIVPEFGPKAKVAAKEFEIKGYLYGEYKTVEAAIKAYESGLLEEGKLDEKPGLRMV is encoded by the coding sequence ATGATTATAGCAATAGCATCAGCAGGGGTTAATTTAAGTTCAGAAGTAGCTGAAAGATTTGGAAGAGCAGAATATTTTATAATATATAATACTGAAACAAAAGAGTTTAAAGCAATTAAAAATACATCTAAGGATGATGTTTCAGGAGCTGGACAAAAGGCAATAAAAACACTTTATAATAATAATGTTAAAGAAGCAATAGTTCCAGAATTTGGTCCTAAAGCAAAAGTAGCAGCTAAAGAGTTTGAAATTAAAGGATACTTATATGGAGAATACAAAACTGTAGAAGCAGCTATAAAAGCCTATGAAAGTGGTCTTTTAGAAGAGGGAAAATTAGATGAAAAACCAGGTTTAAGAATGGTGTAA
- a CDS encoding NifB/NifX family molybdenum-iron cluster-binding protein has translation MAIKIVFPTNDEVMVEEHFGHCAKFCAVTVEDGKVINREIIPAPEHQPGVFPKFLGEQGANVIVTGGMGQRAVDLFHAQDIQVFLGATGTIEKNLEELMKGELISKGSACTHEHGEHDHQ, from the coding sequence ATGGCAATAAAAATAGTATTTCCAACAAATGATGAGGTAATGGTAGAGGAACATTTTGGACATTGTGCTAAATTTTGTGCAGTAACAGTTGAAGATGGGAAAGTTATAAATAGAGAAATAATACCAGCTCCAGAACATCAACCAGGAGTATTCCCTAAATTTTTAGGAGAACAAGGAGCAAATGTAATAGTTACTGGAGGAATGGGACAAAGAGCAGTTGATTTATTTCACGCTCAAGATATTCAAGTTTTTTTAGGAGCAACAGGAACAATTGAAAAAAATCTAGAGGAACTAATGAAAGGGGAATTAATTTCCAAGGGAAGTGCTTGTACTCACGAACATGGAGAACATGATCACCAATAA